A window of Paenibacillus sp. 19GGS1-52 contains these coding sequences:
- a CDS encoding ArpU family phage packaging/lysis transcriptional regulator: MNLSTSTLPELDRRQTQIAIEGLLEKYRIFKTVTFEAKEAGITYSYTERFHGPTNTITDQTAALAAHNVDVPAARRAFCTAIDSVVERLETREQQLVRERYMKRDETYDYTVYNHVFDPPVSKDTYVKIRSKAFYKMALALMDLGLLSLNSLTKAAPKTLTEQKEYIERIGITS, translated from the coding sequence ATGAACTTATCAACTTCAACGTTACCAGAACTGGATCGCCGCCAGACTCAAATTGCTATAGAGGGGCTGTTAGAGAAATACCGTATTTTTAAGACAGTCACTTTTGAGGCTAAGGAGGCTGGAATCACTTATTCATATACCGAGCGATTCCATGGTCCTACTAATACTATTACTGATCAGACCGCTGCGCTTGCTGCGCATAATGTAGATGTGCCTGCTGCTAGGAGAGCTTTTTGTACGGCGATTGATTCTGTTGTGGAAAGGCTGGAGACGAGAGAGCAGCAGTTAGTGCGTGAAAGGTATATGAAACGGGATGAGACATACGATTATACGGTCTATAATCATGTATTTGATCCGCCTGTCAGCAAGGACACCTATGTAAAGATACGCTCGAAGGCTTTTTATAAGATGGCATTGGCTTTAATGGATCTTGGACTGCTGTCTCTGAATTCATTAACAAAAGCAGCTCCTAAAACGCTGACGGAACAGAAAGAGTATATAGAGAGAATAGGCATCACTTCTTAA
- a CDS encoding DUF6838 family protein, whose product MTNALERYFPDTPVYVDGEKPLAAYFHPVMISATFDRQREGRYLAVYHFGIRYEQGSVLRGEEMADELREALAVIEKENVSVRSVRHAWEAGTAEQGPLFTVDYMLYLQSVQPEAVKMGQMTGGEQLK is encoded by the coding sequence ATCACAAATGCGCTTGAACGGTATTTTCCGGATACCCCCGTATATGTGGATGGAGAGAAACCGCTGGCAGCTTATTTTCATCCAGTAATGATCTCTGCAACCTTTGATCGGCAGCGTGAGGGAAGATATCTGGCTGTTTATCACTTCGGTATCCGCTATGAGCAGGGCAGCGTGCTAAGAGGTGAGGAAATGGCTGATGAGCTTCGAGAAGCGCTGGCAGTGATTGAGAAGGAGAACGTTTCTGTACGCAGTGTTAGGCATGCCTGGGAGGCAGGAACAGCTGAGCAGGGGCCGCTTTTTACGGTGGATTATATGCTTTATCTGCAAAGTGTTCAACCGGAAGCGGTGAAGATGGGCCAAATGACAGGAGGAGAACAACTGAAATGA
- a CDS encoding phage tail sheath family protein has protein sequence MAGGTWTTQNKVRPGVYVNVATNQSAIGKMGERGITALALTLPWGQSGVIVKVTAQDDVAKLLSYDLTHPTLLSVREALKRAGTLLLYRLNVGVKAAATNNGLQITAKYGGARGNDISVVIEKNIENNVLFDVLTLLDGTEQDKQTVGAADALLPNDYVQFQPNGTTGLSLTAGLPLIGGANGTVTNQEHSDFLSALEVQDFQTVGLLSQDNSLKALYTSFVKRLRDVEGKKVQTVLSDYATAGHVGVISVKNGVVLSDGTIIDKMGAVAWVAGATAAAAVNESLTYQAYDDAVDVDVRLSHSETIAALLNGELLFTYTGGRAVVEQDINTFTAYSPDKGKAFSKNRVLRVLDGIANDMKIIFESYFIGKVANNEDGRALFWSQCATYMNDLQNIGAIEGFNSQTDIVVVAGVDSDSIVLEVAVKPVDSVEKVYMKVKVV, from the coding sequence ATGGCTGGAGGAACATGGACCACGCAAAATAAGGTGCGCCCCGGAGTTTACGTAAATGTAGCAACGAATCAAAGTGCCATCGGTAAAATGGGGGAACGTGGAATCACCGCACTGGCGCTTACACTGCCTTGGGGGCAATCGGGAGTGATTGTTAAGGTTACAGCGCAGGACGATGTGGCCAAGCTGCTGAGCTATGATCTGACCCATCCTACGCTGCTGTCGGTGCGTGAAGCGCTGAAGCGGGCAGGAACCTTGCTGCTGTACCGTCTGAATGTGGGTGTTAAAGCGGCGGCGACTAATAACGGACTGCAGATTACTGCAAAATACGGTGGCGCTCGCGGTAATGATATTTCTGTGGTCATTGAGAAAAACATTGAAAACAATGTGTTGTTCGATGTGTTGACGCTCCTTGATGGCACAGAGCAGGATAAACAAACGGTGGGCGCTGCTGATGCGCTGCTACCCAATGATTATGTACAATTTCAACCGAATGGTACGACTGGCTTATCGCTGACCGCAGGTTTGCCGCTAATAGGTGGAGCGAACGGTACAGTGACTAATCAGGAACATAGCGATTTTCTATCGGCTCTGGAGGTTCAGGACTTCCAAACGGTAGGGTTATTGTCTCAGGATAACTCGCTGAAGGCATTATATACCTCTTTTGTGAAGCGCCTGCGTGATGTCGAAGGGAAAAAGGTGCAAACAGTATTGTCGGATTATGCTACGGCTGGACATGTTGGGGTAATCAGCGTCAAGAATGGTGTGGTGCTAAGTGACGGCACAATCATTGACAAAATGGGTGCGGTTGCTTGGGTAGCCGGTGCTACCGCCGCTGCTGCGGTGAATGAGTCGCTGACTTATCAAGCCTATGATGATGCGGTTGACGTCGATGTACGTCTTAGCCATTCCGAGACGATAGCAGCCCTGTTAAACGGTGAACTTCTCTTTACTTACACCGGAGGTCGGGCTGTGGTGGAACAGGACATTAATACATTTACGGCTTATTCCCCGGATAAGGGCAAAGCCTTCTCCAAGAATCGCGTGTTGCGTGTGTTGGACGGGATCGCGAATGATATGAAGATTATTTTTGAGAGCTATTTTATTGGCAAGGTGGCTAATAATGAGGACGGCCGTGCGCTGTTCTGGTCGCAATGTGCGACTTACATGAATGATCTGCAAAATATCGGGGCCATTGAAGGCTTTAATTCGCAAACGGATATTGTGGTCGTGGCTGGTGTGGATAGTGACAGTATTGTGCTGGAGGTTGCTGTGAAGCCAGTGGACTCGGTTGAAAAAGTATATATGAAAGTGAAGGTGGTTTAA
- a CDS encoding phage tail tube protein → MAFLKASDTISGQEGRAYAVIGTQTEEMFYVKTLEATVEKQKAEVKTLGRRGVQHKATGWSGSGSMTIFYMTSRFRQMMLDYMNTGVDQYFDIEVTNEDPSSSVGAQRILLKGVNLDSVIMASLDTESDALEEEVSFTFEDVEIAQAFGAAAGTGL, encoded by the coding sequence ATGGCGTTCTTGAAAGCTAGCGATACCATTTCCGGCCAAGAGGGCCGTGCTTATGCTGTAATTGGTACCCAAACGGAGGAAATGTTCTACGTGAAGACGCTGGAAGCGACCGTAGAGAAGCAAAAGGCTGAAGTGAAAACACTAGGCCGTCGGGGTGTTCAACATAAAGCGACTGGGTGGTCGGGCAGCGGGTCGATGACAATTTTCTACATGACCAGCCGTTTCCGTCAGATGATGCTGGATTATATGAATACAGGTGTTGATCAATATTTTGATATTGAAGTCACGAATGAAGATCCTTCATCCAGCGTTGGAGCGCAGCGGATTTTGCTGAAGGGTGTGAACCTCGATAGCGTCATTATGGCTTCTCTCGATACCGAGTCGGATGCGCTGGAAGAAGAAGTGAGCTTTACCTTTGAGGATGTGGAGATTGCACAGGCCTTTGGGGCAGCGGCAGGAACTGGTCTGTAA
- a CDS encoding phage portal protein gives MSELSLFFAQNVACDTTEEYVVSQRFKDKEGAAVAWKLRSMTEDENQECRKAATRKVKGKNGAYTPEIDPNDYMAKLMTSSVMHPDLKNAELQRSYSVLGAEALLRKMLLPGEFAALGERVQALNGFGTDMNELVDDVKN, from the coding sequence ATGAGTGAATTGAGTTTATTTTTTGCACAAAATGTGGCATGTGATACGACGGAGGAGTATGTAGTCTCCCAGCGATTTAAAGATAAGGAAGGGGCCGCTGTTGCTTGGAAGCTGCGCAGTATGACCGAGGATGAGAATCAGGAATGCCGCAAAGCTGCTACACGTAAGGTGAAGGGGAAGAATGGAGCTTACACTCCTGAAATTGATCCCAATGATTATATGGCCAAGCTGATGACGTCTAGTGTTATGCATCCGGATCTGAAAAATGCCGAACTGCAGCGCTCTTACAGTGTTCTTGGTGCTGAAGCACTGCTGCGCAAAATGCTGCTGCCTGGTGAGTTCGCAGCGCTTGGTGAACGGGTACAGGCACTGAACGGCTTTGGTACTGACATGAATGAGCTGGTAGATGACGTAAAAAACTAA
- a CDS encoding LysM peptidoglycan-binding domain-containing protein, which translates to MEEYGIFLSFNNQEDLFRLPVNPETLEIKESGEGKSYSIIDLGEINAIAYPKLTEISIESIFPAQRYPFVLVPDAELWKPFDYVELIKKWMVSRRPIRFIFSGVKIPKMVKDEQKNKVQNWLEESKRSEDQSFANDFAINMAASIEGFTWKLSAGTSGDIEYTLSLKKYVFYQAVAVKVVNGKVKAEQKRASEKKAPATYTLKAGDSLWSIAQKILGDGNKYKTIQKLNGIPDSELKKLPIGKVIKLP; encoded by the coding sequence GTGGAAGAGTATGGTATTTTTCTGAGCTTTAACAATCAGGAGGATCTGTTCAGGCTGCCCGTCAATCCGGAAACGCTGGAAATAAAGGAGTCAGGGGAAGGGAAAAGTTACAGCATTATTGATTTGGGTGAAATCAATGCGATTGCTTATCCGAAGCTGACGGAGATCAGCATCGAAAGTATTTTTCCGGCGCAAAGGTATCCCTTCGTGCTTGTGCCGGATGCGGAACTGTGGAAGCCCTTCGACTACGTGGAGCTGATTAAGAAATGGATGGTGAGTCGCAGGCCGATCCGGTTTATTTTTTCCGGGGTAAAGATCCCGAAAATGGTAAAGGATGAGCAAAAGAATAAGGTACAGAATTGGCTTGAGGAATCCAAGCGTAGTGAGGATCAGTCCTTTGCGAATGATTTTGCGATTAATATGGCGGCCAGCATCGAAGGATTCACCTGGAAGCTTAGCGCAGGGACGTCGGGTGATATTGAATACACGCTATCCCTCAAGAAGTACGTATTCTACCAGGCCGTCGCTGTAAAAGTCGTCAATGGTAAAGTAAAGGCGGAGCAGAAAAGGGCAAGTGAAAAAAAAGCCCCCGCTACCTATACCTTGAAGGCTGGGGACAGCCTGTGGAGCATTGCCCAAAAGATCCTTGGTGATGGCAATAAGTATAAAACCATACAGAAGCTGAACGGCATTCCTGATAGTGAGCTGAAGAAGCTTCCAATCGGCAAAGTCATTAAGCTGCCGTAG
- a CDS encoding DUF2577 domain-containing protein — translation MLDIIKKASLGAVGSTNPVAFSYGTVTAAFPLQIQIDQRFILSGPALVLPESVMESKLELDGREIVLRRGLDSGDRVLLVRMQGGQSYLVLDRLVNL, via the coding sequence ATGTTGGATATTATTAAAAAAGCGAGCCTCGGAGCCGTCGGCAGTACGAATCCGGTGGCTTTTTCCTATGGAACGGTAACCGCTGCATTTCCGCTGCAAATTCAGATTGACCAACGTTTCATTTTGTCAGGACCGGCGCTTGTTCTTCCCGAATCCGTAATGGAAAGCAAGCTTGAGCTAGATGGCAGAGAAATAGTGCTGCGGCGGGGTCTGGATTCTGGTGACCGTGTGTTATTGGTTCGCATGCAGGGCGGACAGAGCTATCTCGTATTAGATCGGTTGGTGAACCTATGA
- a CDS encoding DUF2634 domain-containing protein: MIPAIGATGPITTPLAGDSTLESAEVTSLTYRMDWDGKRILSHVDALKAVEQAAVKILRTDRYEHLIYSSNYGTEWNLVLGKDRLLARSEIKRIVTEALLQDERITALEALDVAFIGDTLSIYCNVITRYGNFQLRKELKESV; encoded by the coding sequence ATGATACCGGCGATTGGGGCGACAGGACCGATAACAACGCCTTTGGCAGGAGATTCGACGCTAGAGAGTGCCGAAGTTACGAGTCTTACGTATAGGATGGATTGGGATGGGAAAAGGATTCTGAGCCATGTGGATGCGCTTAAAGCAGTTGAACAAGCAGCAGTGAAAATTTTGCGAACCGATCGTTATGAGCATTTGATCTACAGCTCAAATTATGGAACAGAGTGGAATTTGGTGCTCGGAAAAGATCGGCTGCTGGCAAGATCTGAAATCAAGCGTATCGTTACCGAAGCTTTGCTGCAGGATGAACGAATAACTGCGCTCGAAGCGCTGGATGTTGCCTTTATCGGTGACACCCTGAGTATTTATTGTAATGTCATTACACGTTATGGCAATTTTCAGTTGAGAAAGGAGCTGAAGGAAAGTGTATGA
- a CDS encoding baseplate J/gp47 family protein gives MYEDQTFEVLLERMLDRVPEGMDKREGSIIYDALSPAAAEMAQMYIELDVNNNLNFADTATGEYLERCIAWSGIQRRPASKAQLRGLFYNSGGELIDVPLGSRFSLELLNYNTVEKLSPGTYRLESETAGADGNRYFGALLPVDYIPELARGEIAALLIPGDDVEDDEALRQRYFDSARRPATSGNKYHYMEWALQIAGVGGTRVFPLWNGPKTVKVIIVDSEIQPASELLVSKVQQYIDPLPGEGEGQAPVGAVVTVASAVGKSINVSAKVTLAPGYALQSVNDQFKAILENYRKQKAFAATYVSQSVIGALLLSTEGVVDYTELKLNGGVGNVLLNEAEVLLFGIVALEV, from the coding sequence GTGTATGAGGATCAGACTTTTGAAGTCTTGCTGGAACGGATGTTGGACAGGGTTCCGGAAGGAATGGACAAGCGCGAAGGCAGCATTATTTATGATGCATTGTCTCCGGCGGCAGCTGAAATGGCTCAGATGTATATTGAGCTTGACGTGAATAATAATCTGAATTTTGCGGATACGGCTACCGGTGAGTATTTGGAACGTTGTATTGCGTGGTCAGGTATTCAGCGGCGTCCGGCAAGTAAAGCGCAACTGCGGGGATTATTTTATAACAGTGGTGGAGAATTGATAGATGTTCCTCTGGGCAGCCGATTTTCCCTGGAATTGTTGAATTATAACACCGTGGAGAAGCTGTCCCCAGGCACTTATCGTTTAGAGAGTGAAACCGCTGGTGCGGACGGGAATCGTTACTTTGGTGCGCTATTGCCGGTAGATTATATTCCCGAGCTGGCGCGTGGGGAGATAGCAGCATTGCTGATCCCTGGTGATGATGTAGAGGACGACGAAGCGCTGCGTCAGCGCTATTTCGATTCGGCTAGACGCCCAGCGACCAGCGGCAATAAATATCATTATATGGAGTGGGCGCTGCAGATTGCGGGTGTGGGGGGAACGCGTGTTTTTCCACTCTGGAATGGTCCCAAAACGGTGAAGGTAATTATTGTAGATAGTGAAATTCAGCCCGCTTCCGAGCTGCTGGTGTCCAAGGTTCAGCAATATATTGACCCGCTGCCTGGTGAAGGCGAAGGACAAGCCCCGGTTGGCGCAGTGGTGACCGTAGCCTCGGCAGTAGGGAAAAGTATCAACGTAAGCGCTAAGGTCACACTAGCTCCGGGTTATGCACTGCAGTCAGTCAATGATCAATTCAAGGCAATTCTGGAGAATTACCGCAAGCAGAAAGCTTTTGCAGCAACTTATGTTAGCCAGTCCGTAATCGGTGCTTTGTTGCTCTCTACGGAGGGCGTTGTTGACTATACAGAGTTGAAGTTAAATGGTGGGGTTGGGAATGTGCTGCTAAATGAAGCTGAAGTGCTGCTGTTCGGCATTGTTGCGCTGGAGGTGTAG
- a CDS encoding phosphoglucomutase, protein MGYPDQIDLFKDKLNKKVSGGSYVIEEKLLLTNGVFSGPLAHDNINNQSISVYTGTKYSGEQLRNFTVSLPDEMPWQRMIRIFAEVPEVYVTYETPGDTIEADDINALQWGITAVQSELERYKATGQIDGGSFRREA, encoded by the coding sequence ATGGGGTACCCGGACCAGATCGATCTTTTTAAGGATAAGCTTAATAAAAAGGTGAGCGGCGGCAGCTATGTCATTGAAGAAAAACTGCTGCTTACGAATGGTGTATTCAGTGGCCCCCTTGCCCATGACAATATTAACAATCAGAGTATTAGCGTCTACACAGGGACAAAGTATAGCGGCGAGCAGCTGCGGAATTTCACCGTCTCTTTGCCCGACGAGATGCCCTGGCAGCGTATGATCAGAATTTTTGCCGAGGTGCCTGAGGTGTATGTTACTTACGAAACTCCGGGTGACACGATAGAAGCTGATGATATTAATGCACTGCAGTGGGGAATTACAGCTGTACAGAGCGAGCTGGAACGTTACAAGGCAACTGGACAAATTGACGGAGGATCTTTTAGAAGAGAGGCATGA
- a CDS encoding DUF2793 domain-containing protein, whose translation MAQTLQIKRGTTAELSTYGVLKAGELGFCTDSKEVYIGDGLSNSMVGRALSGPEASRPVAGAVGRLYYVTSGTNGGYLYTDDGSVWRRVNTQKLSDLTGTVDDIADGSTFAKVLKADISAGHINKVSDGTNVKTAAEIKVHIDDVAKHRSINDTGAAITDLWSAQKIRNEIELAKHNLEPQASVKDQNLTAPPTSPVESDRYIIPTGATGAWSGKTNQIAEYQTSAWVYYIPTVGWTVYVDDEQKIYSWNGSAWVRTGGALQTITAGNGLTGGGQADTVTLSIGTGYGINVTADAIAVTASKGIIVDAAGVAVNVDGSSIIYDAANGNKLMVASIDGGTF comes from the coding sequence ATGGCACAAACGCTCCAAATCAAACGTGGAACTACAGCAGAGCTTTCAACCTACGGGGTTCTGAAAGCGGGCGAGCTTGGGTTCTGCACAGATTCTAAGGAAGTTTATATCGGTGATGGGTTGTCCAACTCCATGGTTGGCCGGGCTCTTTCCGGGCCAGAGGCTTCGCGTCCAGTAGCTGGAGCAGTGGGGCGTTTATATTATGTGACCAGCGGGACGAACGGCGGGTATCTGTATACAGACGACGGATCAGTTTGGAGACGGGTAAATACGCAGAAGCTGAGCGACCTGACAGGCACGGTAGATGATATTGCCGATGGCTCCACCTTTGCGAAAGTGCTGAAGGCGGATATTAGTGCGGGACATATCAACAAGGTGTCGGATGGCACCAATGTGAAGACGGCCGCTGAGATTAAAGTCCATATTGACGATGTTGCCAAGCATCGGTCGATCAATGATACGGGAGCCGCTATTACAGATCTATGGTCCGCACAGAAAATTAGGAATGAGATCGAATTGGCCAAGCATAACTTAGAGCCGCAAGCCTCAGTAAAAGATCAGAACCTGACAGCCCCACCGACCAGTCCAGTGGAGAGTGATCGTTATATTATACCGACGGGAGCTACCGGCGCCTGGTCAGGAAAAACAAATCAGATCGCGGAATACCAAACCTCCGCTTGGGTGTATTATATCCCAACTGTAGGCTGGACCGTCTATGTGGATGACGAGCAGAAGATCTACAGCTGGAATGGCAGCGCATGGGTCCGTACTGGGGGAGCTCTGCAGACTATTACGGCTGGGAACGGCCTGACTGGAGGCGGCCAAGCCGATACTGTGACACTGAGTATTGGCACGGGATACGGCATTAACGTAACAGCAGACGCTATTGCAGTTACTGCCAGCAAAGGGATTATCGTAGATGCGGCAGGAGTAGCTGTAAATGTGGATGGCAGCAGCATTATTTATGACGCTGCAAATGGTAATAAGCTGATGGTAGCCAGTATAGACGGCGGCACATTCTAG
- a CDS encoding phage tail protein, giving the protein MALKTLIQIRRGLESALGTLAVGEMGYCTDTSKLYIGNSSGNMLLVSVQGVGDMIKSIYDTNNNGKVDYAQAADSVSWAGVDGKPTVFPAAAHTHPDYLSKGPLTWNQLKGV; this is encoded by the coding sequence ATGGCTCTAAAGACATTAATTCAAATTCGTCGCGGGCTCGAAAGTGCATTGGGGACGCTTGCTGTCGGTGAGATGGGCTATTGTACAGATACAAGCAAGCTGTATATCGGGAACAGCAGCGGTAATATGCTGCTAGTGTCGGTGCAAGGTGTCGGCGATATGATCAAGAGTATTTATGACACGAATAACAACGGCAAGGTGGATTATGCACAAGCAGCGGACAGCGTGTCTTGGGCGGGAGTGGATGGCAAGCCGACGGTATTTCCTGCAGCGGCGCACACACATCCTGATTATTTGAGTAAAGGTCCGCTGACATGGAATCAACTCAAGGGGGTGTAA
- a CDS encoding putative phage tail protein, translated as MSYSYSLYSSLLYSAETNTADPGATEALDLMHYLPDYYQGIQEMEELQAILGTEIGGLQTGAIDVLNQAFVETATWSLGRWELELGLSSDPSKSPVSRREMIKAKLRGSGTTTPEMIQRTASAFSGGDVEVIEVPGKYNFEIRFVGTLGIPPNMAGLIQIIEEIKPAHLAYEFVYSYTWWATLQLIHWNTAHAKTWNELRTYK; from the coding sequence GTGAGTTATAGTTATTCTTTATACAGCTCCTTACTTTACTCAGCAGAGACGAACACTGCCGATCCGGGAGCAACTGAGGCATTGGATCTTATGCACTATCTGCCTGACTATTATCAGGGTATTCAGGAAATGGAGGAGCTGCAGGCAATACTCGGCACTGAGATCGGTGGTCTACAAACAGGTGCAATAGATGTACTGAATCAGGCATTTGTGGAAACGGCTACGTGGAGTCTTGGACGCTGGGAACTGGAGCTAGGCTTAAGCAGTGATCCCTCGAAGTCGCCAGTCAGTCGCCGGGAGATGATTAAAGCGAAGCTGCGGGGAAGCGGGACGACAACGCCGGAAATGATCCAGCGGACCGCATCGGCTTTTTCCGGAGGGGATGTAGAGGTTATCGAAGTCCCGGGAAAGTACAACTTTGAGATACGTTTTGTCGGAACTCTGGGCATCCCGCCGAACATGGCGGGACTGATTCAGATCATCGAAGAGATTAAGCCGGCGCATCTAGCCTATGAGTTTGTGTATAGCTATACCTGGTGGGCTACGCTCCAATTGATTCATTGGAATACTGCCCATGCTAAGACATGGAATGAATTAAGAACCTATAAATAG
- a CDS encoding XkdW family protein: MNIALSIMHLYPDSDPMKDFIVQDDSDGNGPYIALWNLDKPQPTESELLTAWEAYLEVEANKPPVLTEIEQVREELAQTKLALTDNYEQLLATQDEATSAQLALTEMYEWVLTRTGGEE, from the coding sequence ATGAATATAGCACTATCAATCATGCATCTATACCCTGACTCTGACCCGATGAAAGACTTCATCGTACAAGACGATTCGGACGGTAACGGCCCCTACATCGCACTTTGGAATCTGGACAAGCCCCAACCAACTGAGTCCGAATTGCTGACAGCATGGGAAGCCTACCTGGAAGTGGAAGCCAACAAGCCTCCGGTGCTGACGGAGATCGAGCAGGTTCGGGAAGAGCTGGCACAGACAAAACTTGCTCTTACTGACAATTATGAGCAACTGTTGGCCACTCAGGATGAAGCTACCAGCGCGCAACTAGCTTTAACAGAAATGTACGAATGGGTTCTTACAAGGACTGGGGGTGAGGAGTAA
- a CDS encoding CD1375 family protein produces the protein MPKIYASLIRKGLKTIEEVPTVIREEVKLLLVDVHN, from the coding sequence ATGCCGAAGATTTATGCGAGCTTGATCCGTAAAGGACTAAAGACGATAGAAGAGGTTCCTACTGTAATCCGTGAGGAAGTTAAGTTGCTATTGGTTGATGTTCATAACTAA
- a CDS encoding phage holin family protein: MDEKGHIGIAVTAAVGAAVWYLFGGWTIMLQALLILVFVDWVTGWAAAWIHGELRSMKGFIGVAKKVSIFVFVTVAHVIDAVLGDMHYLRDTVVFFYLANELLSIIENAGKMGVPMPPIFKDALALLESKSGTKQEKGGTNDVNDEPSEK; this comes from the coding sequence ATGGATGAAAAGGGTCACATCGGAATAGCTGTAACTGCCGCAGTGGGGGCTGCTGTGTGGTACCTATTTGGAGGATGGACCATTATGCTACAGGCATTGCTTATTTTAGTATTCGTGGATTGGGTAACAGGTTGGGCGGCTGCATGGATACACGGGGAATTGCGGAGCATGAAAGGATTCATTGGAGTAGCCAAGAAGGTATCTATTTTTGTTTTTGTTACAGTAGCCCATGTCATTGATGCTGTGCTTGGAGATATGCACTACTTGCGTGATACAGTAGTGTTTTTTTATTTGGCTAATGAACTATTAAGTATCATTGAGAACGCTGGGAAAATGGGGGTGCCGATGCCTCCGATTTTTAAAGATGCATTGGCTCTACTTGAGAGTAAATCAGGCACTAAGCAGGAGAAGGGAGGCACTAATGATGTTAACGATGAACCAAGTGAAAAATAA
- a CDS encoding M15 family metallopeptidase, which produces MMLTMNQVKNKSTPHLLNLHPVVLIAATLLIERCYKRGVPILITQGLRTMTDQDALYAQGRTKTGSIVTNARGGYSYHNYGLAIDFALLLPDGKSVSWDMCRDGNGDLYADWQEVVREGKAVGLEWGGDWTRFKDYSHFQLTFGLTITQLRAGFRPSASAVEAANRIINQKEEDPEVEKEVIAIVKINGVKIVDGFLDNGITYVPVRILAEALGAQVGYDSTTKTVEITARAK; this is translated from the coding sequence ATGATGTTAACGATGAACCAAGTGAAAAATAAATCAACCCCGCATTTACTCAATTTACATCCCGTAGTACTAATCGCTGCTACGTTGCTAATAGAACGCTGTTATAAGCGTGGGGTCCCGATTCTCATTACCCAAGGGCTGCGCACAATGACTGATCAGGATGCATTATACGCACAAGGTCGCACGAAGACCGGTTCAATTGTAACCAATGCTCGTGGGGGCTATAGCTACCACAATTATGGACTGGCTATAGATTTTGCTCTGCTACTGCCCGATGGGAAAAGCGTTTCATGGGACATGTGCCGGGATGGAAATGGGGACCTATATGCAGACTGGCAAGAGGTGGTGCGTGAGGGGAAGGCTGTGGGTTTGGAATGGGGAGGAGATTGGACCCGCTTCAAGGATTACTCGCATTTTCAACTGACGTTTGGACTAACAATTACACAGCTACGAGCTGGGTTTAGACCCTCTGCCTCTGCAGTAGAAGCAGCGAATAGGATCATCAATCAGAAGGAGGAGGACCCGGAAGTGGAGAAGGAGGTCATCGCAATTGTAAAAATTAATGGGGTTAAGATAGTGGATGGATTTCTGGATAATGGCATAACTTATGTGCCGGTACGCATCCTTGCAGAAGCACTGGGAGCACAGGTAGGCTACGACTCTACAACTAAAACGGTCGAGATTACAGCGCGAGCCAAGTAG